Proteins encoded by one window of Synergistota bacterium:
- a CDS encoding ABC transporter permease, producing MHKMTFLRLLLRSRISALGFWVIVSLVAIAVFAPLIAPYPEQAKGAPNLEERLLPPSVSHPFGTDHLGRDVLSRVIYGARTSMIMGFSVVLLAVLIELPLGVVAGYFGGRVDLVIMRITDIFLAFPPLLLALLIASTIGRGMISAILALAISWWPWYTRLVRGMAISVKERPYVEAAKSMGIGSVKIILRHILPNSVSPLIVQATMDIGSAILEVAALSFLGLGVQPPTPDWGLMIRRWKGER from the coding sequence ATTCATAAGATGACTTTTCTAAGGCTTCTTTTAAGGAGTAGAATATCAGCTCTTGGCTTCTGGGTAATAGTTTCGCTGGTAGCCATAGCGGTTTTTGCTCCCCTTATAGCGCCATATCCAGAGCAGGCTAAGGGAGCTCCAAACCTCGAAGAGAGGCTTCTTCCGCCAAGCGTTTCTCATCCTTTCGGGACGGATCACTTGGGCAGGGATGTTTTAAGCAGGGTAATTTATGGAGCTCGCACATCTATGATAATGGGCTTCAGCGTCGTGCTACTTGCGGTATTAATAGAGCTTCCCTTAGGGGTAGTAGCAGGATACTTTGGAGGCAGGGTGGACCTCGTTATAATGAGGATAACAGATATATTTTTAGCTTTTCCTCCTTTGCTATTGGCTCTTCTTATAGCCTCGACGATTGGTAGGGGAATGATAAGCGCTATTTTGGCTCTTGCGATAAGCTGGTGGCCCTGGTATACGCGTTTGGTGAGGGGAATGGCGATATCGGTTAAGGAAAGGCCCTATGTCGAAGCCGCGAAGAGCATGGGAATAGGGAGCGTAAAGATTATATTAAGGCACATACTTCCTAATTCCGTTTCTCCCTTGATAGTTCAGGCTACCATGGATATCGGTTCTGCGATACTTGAGGTCGCTGCCTTGAGCTTCCTTGGACTGGGCGTGCAACCTCCCACTCCTGATTGGGGACTTATGATAAGGCGATGGAAAGGGGAAAGATAA
- a CDS encoding ABC transporter substrate-binding protein, whose product MILPVGYAHAKTNVVIYGYGSEMITLDPSTEFSNSIVILVNLYECLVKYTPEGLKPWLATSWKSNKDGTEWIFHIRKGVKFHSGNELTAYDVKWSVDRTIRMKGGAAFIWDPVKKVEVLDKYTVKFTLRYPADLPLIASAGYGAYIMDSKLLSKIGDDKKIAEYLNKGHDAGSSPYMLVKYDPKTEIVMRKFKGYWGGWKKNQFDIAIVKIVPDASLREQMVVSGQIHIARDLPLDDVPKLEKNPNVVVDRSPSYQELYGLLNTKKKPLNNKLVRQALCYATPYKKIVKYILHGYGSVANCPIPKGMFGYFEDMKGYKYDLEKAKELLRKAGYPNGGFKIMLTYAQGDDAEKKVAEILKAEWEKLGIELEIRPMNWEQQWALAKSDPQKAQDILVMYWWPTYLTPYDFLFNMFHSEKEINFNLCYYSNSEFDKLIDKAVQLEGVDPDLASSLYKRAEEILMDDAPSIFFYCPDAIYVIHKSIGGFKANPGYPQTVYFYDLYKR is encoded by the coding sequence ATGATTCTGCCGGTGGGATATGCCCATGCTAAAACCAATGTCGTTATATACGGCTATGGGAGCGAGATGATAACCCTCGATCCGAGCACGGAGTTTTCCAATTCCATAGTTATACTCGTCAATCTTTATGAGTGTTTGGTTAAGTATACTCCGGAGGGATTGAAACCTTGGCTTGCTACTTCATGGAAGTCGAATAAGGATGGAACTGAGTGGATATTCCATATAAGAAAAGGGGTTAAGTTTCATAGCGGAAACGAGCTCACTGCTTATGATGTTAAGTGGTCCGTTGACAGAACTATAAGGATGAAAGGAGGAGCGGCTTTTATCTGGGACCCGGTAAAGAAGGTAGAGGTTCTCGATAAATATACGGTTAAGTTTACTCTCAGGTATCCCGCGGATCTTCCTCTTATAGCTTCTGCTGGATATGGCGCCTATATAATGGATAGCAAGCTGCTTTCCAAGATAGGCGATGATAAAAAGATAGCGGAATACCTGAATAAGGGACACGATGCTGGTAGCAGTCCTTATATGCTGGTTAAGTACGATCCAAAAACCGAGATAGTTATGAGAAAGTTTAAGGGGTACTGGGGAGGTTGGAAGAAAAACCAGTTTGATATAGCAATTGTCAAAATAGTGCCAGATGCTTCCCTTAGAGAGCAGATGGTAGTGAGCGGGCAGATACATATAGCCCGTGATTTGCCCCTGGACGATGTCCCCAAGCTTGAGAAAAACCCAAACGTGGTGGTAGATAGGTCTCCATCGTATCAGGAACTGTATGGTTTGCTTAATACTAAGAAGAAACCGTTGAACAATAAGCTCGTGAGGCAGGCACTTTGCTATGCGACGCCTTATAAAAAGATCGTTAAATATATACTTCATGGGTATGGGAGCGTGGCTAACTGCCCGATACCAAAGGGAATGTTCGGATATTTTGAGGATATGAAGGGATATAAGTATGATCTTGAGAAGGCAAAGGAATTGCTTAGGAAAGCAGGCTATCCCAATGGTGGCTTTAAGATTATGCTAACCTATGCACAGGGCGATGATGCTGAGAAAAAGGTCGCTGAAATTCTAAAGGCTGAGTGGGAAAAGCTTGGAATAGAACTTGAGATAAGGCCCATGAATTGGGAACAGCAGTGGGCTTTGGCGAAGAGCGATCCTCAAAAGGCTCAGGATATCCTCGTTATGTATTGGTGGCCTACCTATCTTACGCCCTACGATTTTCTCTTTAATATGTTCCACAGCGAGAAGGAGATAAACTTTAATCTCTGCTATTACTCTAATTCTGAGTTTGATAAGCTAATTGACAAGGCAGTTCAGCTTGAGGGTGTGGATCCAGACCTCGCGAGCTCACTTTATAAGAGGGCGGAAGAGATTTTAATGGATGACGCTCCTTCCATCTTCTTCTATTGTCCCGATGCTATATACGTTATTCATAAGAGCATTGGCGGATTTAAGGCTAATCCTGGATATCCTCAAACAGTTTACTTTTACGATCTTTACAAGCGTTGA
- a CDS encoding cupin domain-containing protein — MLIKSTDKLSEVKRDFRGGEGEIFINYFFKEDRDKGAIKAMHVLIPPGSSVGYHQHLGDEEIYFILKGRGEVNDNGEIKEVEPGDLVITRSGESHGVKCISDEPLEIIAIINKV; from the coding sequence ATGCTTATAAAATCCACTGATAAGCTTTCTGAGGTTAAGAGGGATTTTCGAGGTGGTGAGGGAGAAATCTTCATAAACTACTTCTTTAAGGAAGACAGGGATAAAGGTGCTATAAAAGCTATGCATGTTTTGATACCTCCCGGTTCCTCTGTGGGATATCATCAGCATCTTGGAGATGAGGAAATATATTTTATCCTTAAGGGAAGGGGTGAAGTTAATGACAATGGTGAGATTAAAGAAGTGGAACCCGGGGATCTCGTTATAACGAGAAGCGGAGAGAGTCATGGCGTAAAGTGCATTAGTGATGAGCCTTTAGAAATAATAGCTATAATAAACAAAGTTTAA
- a CDS encoding threonine/serine dehydratase, with protein sequence MSLNVEPKDILEAFKIIRTYLRETPFEYSPLLSERVCSRVFLKLENFQLARSFKVRGALNLMLNIRRKEGISEVITASSGNHAQGIAFAARALNMKATIVVPETCPETKKKAIKLIGRENVRLMEAGNVYDEAEEEAIKIASKKGVPFVPPAEHRLIMAGAGTVGLEMMLENPDLNLILVPAGAGGLILGIATIVKALNPQIRIYGVQSEASPPWYYSWKAGKLVEVEIRESLADGLSGGIKEEMLELAKTRVDGFLLVSEEEIANAMRYAITELHQIVEGAGAVGLAAILSGKIDVRDKRVGVVISGGNVDSKTITRILSGN encoded by the coding sequence ATGAGTCTAAACGTAGAACCCAAGGATATACTTGAAGCTTTTAAGATAATACGCACCTATCTTAGGGAAACCCCATTTGAGTACTCCCCCCTCTTAAGCGAGAGGGTGTGCTCAAGAGTTTTCCTGAAGCTTGAGAACTTTCAGTTAGCGCGATCCTTCAAGGTAAGAGGAGCCTTAAATTTGATGCTCAACATTAGAAGAAAGGAAGGAATAAGCGAGGTAATAACCGCATCAAGTGGAAACCACGCTCAGGGGATAGCATTTGCTGCCAGAGCACTCAACATGAAGGCAACGATAGTCGTTCCAGAAACATGCCCAGAAACGAAGAAAAAAGCCATTAAGCTTATAGGAAGGGAAAACGTTAGGTTGATGGAAGCAGGAAATGTATACGATGAAGCAGAGGAAGAAGCTATAAAAATAGCCTCTAAAAAGGGGGTTCCCTTCGTGCCTCCCGCTGAGCACAGATTGATAATGGCAGGAGCGGGAACCGTGGGGCTCGAGATGATGCTTGAAAACCCAGATCTCAACCTAATACTCGTTCCCGCGGGAGCCGGTGGACTTATCCTCGGAATCGCAACGATCGTTAAGGCATTAAACCCTCAGATAAGAATTTACGGTGTCCAAAGCGAAGCCTCTCCGCCATGGTATTACTCCTGGAAAGCAGGAAAGCTCGTTGAAGTTGAGATAAGAGAATCCTTAGCCGACGGCTTAAGCGGAGGTATAAAAGAAGAAATGCTTGAGTTAGCCAAAACGCGCGTTGATGGCTTTCTACTCGTGAGTGAGGAAGAAATAGCGAATGCAATGAGATATGCTATAACCGAGCTTCACCAGATCGTTGAGGGAGCGGGAGCAGTTGGTTTAGCAGCTATTCTAAGTGGGAAGATAGATGTAAGGGATAAAAGAGTAGGAGTTGTAATAAGCGGAGGCAACGTAGATTCGAAAACCATAACGAGGATCCTAAGCGGAAATTAA
- a CDS encoding AAA family ATPase, protein MKFWDRERELNWLKRYLQTEPNALLFIYGPKSSGKSTLLQRVVEELSKDKFKYYWYDLREEAITTYNSVLNLFFKEKGWLRRMLEFVSGVVGVNYGAFELSGGELIRILKGELNPFSEMRRILEKDRKEGMIPVLVFDELQKLKEVYLNSPNNQRPLINELFNFFVRLTKVLHLSHVIVMTSDTFFIERVYSDSTLESTSRFYLVDFFDDKTTLKILLEEGLPEEDAKYVIEMAGGVPWILEEVLEGNPREVIEELYELTLSRIYESTRKRRDLKEILKRAVKGENLYYEEEKLDLVKELVEKEVLFYDPIGRVIRFQNRLYEHAVREILKGEN, encoded by the coding sequence TCAAGCGGGAAGAGCACGCTTCTTCAAAGAGTAGTTGAGGAACTATCCAAGGATAAGTTTAAGTATTACTGGTATGATTTGCGTGAAGAAGCGATTACCACATATAACTCTGTTTTAAATCTATTTTTCAAGGAAAAAGGTTGGTTAAGAAGGATGCTGGAGTTTGTTTCTGGAGTAGTTGGGGTAAACTACGGGGCTTTTGAGCTGAGTGGAGGAGAGTTGATAAGGATATTGAAGGGAGAGCTTAATCCCTTTTCGGAAATGAGAAGAATATTGGAGAAGGATAGGAAGGAGGGCATGATCCCTGTTCTCGTTTTTGACGAGTTACAGAAGCTAAAAGAGGTTTACCTAAACAGTCCTAATAATCAGAGACCTTTGATAAACGAGCTATTTAACTTCTTTGTCAGGCTTACGAAGGTGCTTCATCTTTCACATGTGATAGTTATGACCTCAGATACCTTCTTCATAGAGCGAGTTTATAGTGATTCAACCCTTGAAAGCACATCTCGTTTCTATCTTGTCGACTTCTTCGATGATAAAACAACCTTGAAAATTCTCCTTGAAGAGGGATTACCAGAAGAAGACGCTAAGTATGTCATCGAAATGGCTGGAGGAGTCCCATGGATATTAGAAGAGGTGCTCGAAGGGAACCCGAGGGAAGTGATTGAGGAGCTTTATGAGTTAACCTTATCCAGGATATATGAATCGACAAGGAAAAGAAGGGATCTAAAGGAAATATTGAAGCGAGCGGTTAAAGGGGAAAATCTTTATTATGAAGAGGAGAAACTTGACCTCGTTAAAGAGCTTGTCGAGAAGGAGGTACTCTTTTACGATCCGATAGGCAGGGTGATACGCTTTCAGAACAGACTTTATGAGCATGCGGTGAGGGAGATATTGAAAGGGGAAAATTAA